Proteins encoded together in one Octopus bimaculoides isolate UCB-OBI-ISO-001 chromosome 24, ASM119413v2, whole genome shotgun sequence window:
- the LOC106875892 gene encoding uncharacterized protein LOC106875892 gives MGKMQVEDDRCYYDDVYRCLSEVHCMSKKYGLGEKLSHEELKERQRAPLTRKYQSFALIDVLQQTRSTQKLINDVQLKKQERMLQHEAEDIISCTKIEKNLNEISSFNEYLKTILQKKQSLLTNLQRPLVENAIKLEVKYHSIFVKMLSHSANVLQNLMKNIENINWIKLTKLAAPNKLPEIVDYIETNLAQVNTNYHLMCQIKTRLNLLQNP, from the exons atgggaAAGATGCAAGTTGAAGATGATCGCTGTTATTACGATGACGTCTATAGATGTCTCTCTGAAGTGCATTGTATGTCAAAGAAATATGGACTCGGCGAGAAG TTAAGTCATGAAGAGCTGAAAGAAAGGCAAAGGGCACCACTCACTCGGAAGTACCAATCCTTCGCCTTGATTGATGTCCTGCAGCAGACGCGATCGACGCAGAAGTTAATCAATGAC GTTCAGCTTAAGAAACAGGAAAGAATGCTTCAACATGAGGCAGAAGATATTATATCATGCACTAAAATAG agAAGAACCTCAATGAAATCTCTTCCTTCAATGAATATTTGAAAACCATTCTTCAGAAGAAACAGTCACTTCTTACTAATCTGCAAAGACCTCTCGTTGAAAATGCTATCAAACTTGAAGTGAAGTATCACAG taTTTTTGTGAAAATGTTGTCCCATTCTGCAAATGTTTTGCAAAATTTGatgaaaaacattgaaaacatCAACTGgataaaattaacaaagttaGCAGCTCCAAATAAACTG CCTGAAATCGTTGATTATATTGAGACCAACTTGGCCCAAGTTAACACAAATTATCACTTAATGTGCCAGATTAAAACTCGTTTGAATCTATTACAAAATCCATAG